Proteins from one Malaya genurostris strain Urasoe2022 chromosome 2, Malgen_1.1, whole genome shotgun sequence genomic window:
- the LOC131431810 gene encoding cell division cycle protein 20 homolog, whose product MSQFNYMNDLKDIITMDGELTKGPAPRWQKKLDMSAASTSFNVSTMNSSRPKLSMSFSSIQPSVPPGTLSGKTPKKSGSNGSKTTPGKGKGQTPSQKQPSGGDRFIPNRNTTDFDLSHFMVKQNETKKDNDGDGNAEETQGTSDQTSPKNVERMKILSEAMKGCDISNKRILSYQTKAPAAPDGHMNPLKVVYSVKTPMSTKSGSRFIPNAPERILDAPDIINDYYLNLMDWSGDNVVAVALGSSVYLWNASSGNIEVLYENEGSDHACSLSWIQEGHILAVGTSIGTLELWDCEQMKRLRVMDGHSGRVGVLAWNSYIVCSGSRDGSIVNHDVRSREHNVAVLQGHSQEVCGLKWSTDGKHLASGGNDNLVNVWSAANGAPHTTTTPLHAFNQHQAAVRALAWCPWQPNTLATGGGTADRCIKFWNVNNGQLINSVDTKSQVCGLLFSKNYKELISAHGYVNNQLTIWKYPSMNKQIDLLGHTGRVLQIAMSPDGSTVMSAGADETLRLWNCFVPDPLLSKKEKSAQREKPSLLKQSIR is encoded by the exons ATGTCCCAATTCAATTATATGAACGAtctgaaagacatcattacgatGGATGGTGAGCTGACCAAAGGCCCAGCACCTCGATGGCAAAAGAAACTAGACATGTCTGCTGCATCGACTAGTTTTAATGTTAGCACAATGAACAGCTCCCGCCCGAAACTTTCTATGTCCTTTAGCAGTATTCAACCATCAGTACCACCAGGAACTCTTAGTGGGAAAACTCCCAAAAAATCTGGAAGCAATGGTTCAAAAACTACCCCGGGTAAAGGTAAAGGACAAACGCCGAGTCAGAAGCAGCCATCGGGTGGAGATAGATTCATTCCCAATCGTAATACAACTGACTTTGATTTAAGTCATTTTATGGTTAAACAAAACGAAACAAAGAAAGATAATGATGGCGACGGTAATGCAGAAGAAACTCAAGGAACTAGTGATCAAACCAGTCCTAAGAATgttgaaagaatgaaaattctcTCCGAGGCAATGAAAGGCTGCGATATCAGTAATAAGCGGATTCTGTCTTATCAAACCAAAGCACCCGCAGCGCCTGATGGACATATGAACCCtttaaaagtagtatactcaGTGAAAACACCGATGTCCACAAAAAGTGGTTCACGTTTTATTCCAAATGCACCAGAGAGAATCTTGGATGCGCCAGATATTATCAATGATTACTATCTTAATCTTATGGACTGGAGTGGGGACAATGTGGTTGCAGTGGCCCTTGGATCATCAGTTTATTTGTGGAATGCGTCTAGCGGTAATATAGAAGTACTTTATGAGAACGAAGGAAGCGATCATGCATGTTCGCTGAGCTGGATTCAG GAGGGCCATATTCTTGCTGTAGGTACCAGCATAGGAACACTTGAGCTGTGGGACTGTGAACAAATGAAACGACTTCGCGTTATGGACGGACATTCGGGACGAGTGGGAGTGCTGGCATGGAATTCGTATATCGTTTGCTCCGGTAGCAGAGATGGGTCCATTGTTAATCACGATGTTCGATCACGTGAACATAATGTTGCCGTCCTTCAAGGACATTCGCAGGAGGTGTGTGGGCTTAAATGGTCCACCGATGGAAAGCATTTAGCAAGTGGGGGTAATGACAATCTTGTGAATGTGTGGAGTGCCGCAAACGGCGCCCCACATACTACTACTACGCCTCTACATGCATTCAATCAACATCAAGCGGCTGTTCGAGCTTTGGCATGGTGTCCATGGCAGCCGAACACATTAGCGACCGGGGGAGGTACTGCCGATCGATGTATCAAGTTTTGGAATGTCAACAACGGCCAATTGATTAACTCAGTCGACACAAAATCACAAGTGTGTGGGCTTTTATTCTCTAAAAATTATAAGGAACTGATATCGGCCCATGGATACGTGAACAACCAGCTGACGATTTGGAAATATCCGTCGATGAATAAACAAATTGATCTGTTGGGGCACACGGGTCGtgttttgcaaattgccatgtCCCCAGACGGAAGTACTGTGATGAGCGCTGGTGCAGACGAAACACTGCGACTCTGGAACTGTTTCGTGCCGGACCCGTTACTGTCCAAGAAGGAAAAATCTGCCCAGCGAGAGAAACCGAGTCTGCTGAAGCAAAGCATCCGATGA
- the LOC131431809 gene encoding serine/threonine-protein phosphatase 2A 56 kDa regulatory subunit gamma isoform, whose translation MPQPDRDTEGNNMTMNDDGNGMIMNSNSTTTANNNNSTNTTTSTTNGTNGGGGAAGFAGSNNASKQNNLDKRPTSISSNSSSTSRFIIPKSNEIETLPQLKDTQQSDREELFIQKLRQCCVLFDFTEPLNDLKYKEIKRCALQEMVEYLSSQQQIITEPIYPEAVQMFAMNLFRTLPPSSNPNGAEFDPEEDEPTLEASWPHLQFVYELFLRFLESPDFQPGVAKRYIDHGFILNLLELFDSEDPRERDFLKTVLHRVYGKFLGLRAFIRKQINNIFYKFIYETEHHNGIAELLEILGSIINGFALPLKEEHKQFLLKVLLPLHKVKSLSVYHPQLAYCVVQFLEKDPSLTQPVIKCLLKFWPKTHSPKEVMFLNELEEILDVIEPAEFQKVMEPLFRQIAKCVSSPHFQVAERALYYWNNEYIMSLISENSKVILPIMFPALNSNSKTHWNKTIHGLIYNAIKLFMEMNQKLFDECHRKYMAEQENEQEKLNRREELWQQVENLARQHPTYEKFAPTNAETTASELALAAAGSAAVAAGNNTDKDSVLSRSYSRAPVAQPKT comes from the exons ATGCCACAGCCGGATCGGGATACCGAAGGTAACAACATGACGATGAACGATGACGGAAACGGAATGATTATGAATAGCAATTCGACTACGAcggctaataataataattcgacaAATACAACCACATCTACGACAAACGGAACTAATGGAGGCGGAGGTGCTGCAGGGTTTGCTGGATCTAACAATGCCAGCAAACAAAATAATCTCGATAAACGACCAACAAGTATTAGCAGCAATAGCAGTTCAACCTCGAGGTTCATCATTCCGAAGTCGAACGAAATTGAAACATTGCCACAGTTGAAAGATACTCAACAGAGCGACCGAGAAGAGCTGTTCATACAGAAACTCCGTCAGTGTTGCGTTTTGTTTGACTTCACTGAACCCTTGAATGATTTAAAGTACAAGGAAATCAAACGTTGTGCTCTGCAAGAGATGGTTGAGTACCTGAGCAGTCAGCAGCAAATCATTACAGAACCGATCTACCCGGAAGCAGTTCAGATGTTCGCAATGAATCTTTTTCGTACACTGCCACCGTCGTCTAATCCCAACGGTGCCGAGTTTGATCCAGAAGAAGATGAACCCACACTGGAGGCTAGCTGGCCACATCTGCAGTTTGTGTACGAACTATTTCTGAG GTTTCTTGAATCGCCGGACTTCCAACCGGGTGTAGCCAAACGGTACATCGATCATGGTTTCATTCTTAATTTGTTGGAACTGTTCGACTCTGAAGATCCTCGAGAACGCGACTTCCTGAAAACTGTGCTGCATCGAGTGTATGGCAAGTTTCTCGGCCTTAGAGCATTTATTCGGAAGCAgatcaacaatattttttataaatttatctACGAAACTGAGCATCACAACGGAATTGCTGAACTCTTGGAGATTTTGGGCAGTATTATTAATGGTTTCGCTCTTCCGCTAAAGGAAGAGCATAAACAGTTTCTGCTTAAAGTATTACTTCCGCTGCACAAAGTAAAAAGTTTGTCAGTGTACCACCCTCAGTTAGCGTACTGTGTGGTCCAATTCCTGGAAAAAGATCCAAGCCTAACACAGCCCGTCATCAAGTGTTTGCTTAAATTTTGGCCCAAAACGCACAGTCCCAAGGAGGTGATGTTTTTGAACGAGTTAGAGGAGATCTTAGATGTTATTGAACCGGCCGAGTTCCAGAAAGTAATGGAACCACTGTTTCGTCAGATAGCCAAGTGCGTCTCGAGTCCACATTTCCAAGTGGCAGAAAGGGCCTTATACTATTGGAACAATGAATACATCATGTCGCTGATATCGGAAAACTCGAAAGTAATACTACCGATAATGTTCCCCGCTCTGAACAGCAATTCGAAAACACACTGGAACAAAACCATCCATGGGCTGATTTACAACGCCATCAAGTTGTTTATGGAGATGAATCAGAAACTATTTGATGAATGCCACCGTAAGTATATGGCAGAGCAGGAAAACGAGCAGGAGAAGTTGAACCGACGGGAAGAACTTTGGCAGCAGGTAGAAAACCTGGCACGGCAACACCCAACCTATGAAAAGTTTGCACCAACGAACGCAGAAACGACCGCCAGCGAGCTGGCTCTCGCTGCGGCAGGATCTGCTGCGGTTGCCGCAGGGAACAACACGGACAAGGACTCAGTCTTATCGCGATCTTACAGCAGAGCACCGGTGGCTCAACCGAAAACCTAA
- the LOC131431807 gene encoding transcriptional regulator ATRX-like produces MKTEINMKSKNNIPQSSDSDNECLVRRSSRLRTKRLEGNVPVPVNTKIATRRSRRVLRKRLKVVSDECDTSSERRELVARSSSESSNSTEDSDDPLEHIHEMNNLPIVIAQVRRLTEQISDVCSELEQLLVDDGPDRTGRMGELKKKLMNLGVQCQLESSKVRKTPDMRKNRAIKKFKAVVGCRTRTDSIDYTDYTSANILKSSGDEIDINELNKNTDQLSPVADTSKDSGNPCSGQDVLPEFKEIGKEFSLNMNSPFDDNNEHQKSLVTSDNVRNSDTMNEVANSPEIINSVINDDIFCLIPDDLNNDTDSIAASEMKHASQPTEVCRQIIKQEINNELYYQPEPASSKKLDINLIPKHESVDMKQIAKWESNPNREPTKDEVRFIVPHQPKFSVCHRPQGENLELTLMKKEIEMRLRVNELSWVTQRAVRDENYRKRKVHKNNENLERQLQRREHKLLTNQLILDYDKEKKTFIRVHPELSGKMKPHQKEGVKFMYDCCYGCVSDIRTSKGSGCILAHCMGLGKTLQVIALVNTVICYPQLNTKRIIVVCPKSTVMNWAQEFEQWLGSIDSDVHLHVTYFPDSSNIYKKLEVLKNFHQVTGKKANCLLIGYEAYRALVFYDSKNRHGEQQSDRIRAEVRRMLVNPGADLVVLDEGHIIKNRKSQTNLAVAEVASKRRIILTGTPIQNNLKEYFCMVSFVKPAFLGNEREFNEHYAKPIKDGQHKDSDPIEIKFMKTKSFILHKLLADFVQRKEFSVLEEFLPKKLEYVLYVPLTSVQEDLYEEYLRRYPFKHDIGGLNLLEDYTFLRKIWTHPIVLERAWENAMKKKYGIQEKRRAIRQARGIDSSSDDEDDNDEDRTRSITNLWWKQIISADDLESLFPSNKMLLLFEILRMCQERGEKCLIFSGFVMVLNMVEHFMRKIDEQNDNAKAHLYGLSRFRGPWRPGMDYYRIDGGTAKSIRHEMVTKFNDPKNHVTRVFLISTKAGGQGINLVGANRVIILDTSWNPAVDQQGIFRIYRLGQEKTCYIYRLLAIHTMEEKVYSRAVTKQAMSHRVADKKQVDRNYSMAELEELYHFERVDMGARENLAPAEDDLLSTLLWKHPNLIYRYHTHEMMLDNKTEQDLTEVEKMWAWAAFKKKGLPSLELGTLDSQPMSQMSSTESQQFEPENEFFERLFRRDFIEETSDIKPGTADAGSQSDSRTITSDSETDGNNSVIFGEDPYKDSGAGGVSIIEEQRLKLKIKSESTREKLSQVTVTKDEIDLLRELEEDSISTSTTQSKLSASELVPENETYRTTFIDSCDLLNLSYDGDHEGRIMDSQDLQNEISSKLRTSEAEQSIQSLAAVTNNSFSSLIEYDSVGDSQEIKAMAVGSGGVSTNRNIIVSPSYEKFVTNMKDCKTATSTVKPSTVLVTVAASSPAVDATTITPIMTRSAKRKTVVMPKPGVHQKRKRVS; encoded by the exons atgaaaactgaaatcaacatgaaaagtaaaaataacatACCTCAGAGCTCTGATTCGGATAACGAGTGTCTGGTTCGTCGTTCTAGTCGTCTGCGTACGAAGCGTTTAGAGGGTAATGTCCCAGTTCCGGTCAATACTAAAATCGCAACTCGTCGAAGCAGACGTGTATTGCGAAAACGACTCAAAGTGGTGTCTGATGAGTGTGACACGAGCAGTGAAAGAAGAGAATTGGTTGCACGTTCATCCTCTGAGTCCAGCAATAGCACCGAAGATTCGGATGATCCGCTGGAGCATATTCATGAGATGAACAATTTACCAATCGTGATTGCGCAAGTGCGCAGACTGACTGAACAGATTTCGGATGTATGCAGTGAGCTGGAGCAGCTGCTGGTGGATGACGGTCCCGACAGAACCGGACGGATGGGAGAACTTAAAAAGAAGTTGATGAACTTAGGTGTTCAG TGCCAGCTAGAATCTTCTAAGGTACGCAAAACTCCTGATATGCGTAAAAATCGAGCTATTAAAAAGTTCAAAGCAGTAGTAGGTTGCCGAACCCGTACAGATAGTATCGATTACACCGATTATACATCGGCGAATATACTAAAGTCAAGTGGCGATGAAATCGATATCAATGAATTAAACAAAAACACAGATCAACTGTCCCCAGTAGCTGATACATCCAAAGACAGCGGAAATCCATGTTCAGGGCAAGATGTATTGCCCGAATTCAAAGAAATCGGTAAAGAATTTTCTCTAAATATGAATTCACCGTTCGATGATAATAATGAACATCAAAAGTCCTTGGTAACTTCCGATAATGTTAGAAATTCAGATACGATGAATGAAGTTGCTAACAGCCCAGAAATTATAAATTCAGTGATTAACGATGACATATTTTGCTTGATCCCGGACGATTTGAACAATGATACTGACTCGATTGCTGCTTCCGAAATGAAACATGCTTCTCAACCCACAGAAGTATGTCGGCAAATTATAAAACAAGAGATCAATAACGAGCTTTACTACCAACCCGAACCAGCTTCTTCAAAAAAGCTTGACATTAACTTAATACCGAAGCACGAGTCAGTAGACATGAAACAAATTGCAAAGTGGGAATCAAATCCTAATCGTGAACCAACCAAGGACGAAGTTCGCTTTATCGTTCCACATCAGCCCAAGTTCAGTGTTTGTCATCGGCCTCAAGGAGAGAACCTGGAACTTACACTGATGAAGAAGGAGATTGAAATGCGCCTTCGTGTAAACGAGCTTTCGTGGGTTACTCAACGTGCCGTAAGAGATGAGAATTATCGCAAaagaaaggttcataaaaacaaTGAGAACCTCGAACGGCAACTACAACGACGCGAGCATAAATTACTAACTAATCAGCTGATATTAGATTACGACAAAGAAAAGAAGACATTCATCAGAGTGCATCCGGAATTGTCGGGAAAAATGAAACCGCACCAGAAAGAAGGCGTTAAATTTATGTACGATTGTTGTTACGGGTGTGTTTCGGACATCAGGACATCCAAAGGATCGGGATGTATTCTAGCCCATTGTATGGGGCTGGGTAAAACCCTTCAGGTCATTGCATTGGTTAATACTGTAATTTGCTATCCCCAATTGAACACCAAACGAATTATAGTGGTTTGCCCGAAAAGTACCGTAATGAACTGGGCCCAAGAGTTTGAACAGTGGCTGGGTAGCATCGACAGTGATGTGCACTTGCACGTTACTTACTTTCCGGACAGTTC CAACATCTACAAAAAACTCGAAGTCCTGAAAAACTTCCATCAGGTGACTGGGAAAAAAGCCAACTGCTTATTGATTGGATATGAAGCGTACCGAGCGCTGGTGTTTTACGATTCTAAAAACAGACATGGTGAGCAACAATCGGATCGCATACGTGCTGAAGTCCGACGGATGCTGGTCAATCCGGGTGCGGATCTTGTGGTTTTAGATGAAGGCCACATAATTAAAAATCGAAAATCTCAAACGAATCTAGCGGTGGCCGAAGTAGCCTCCAAGCGAAGGATCATTCTTACCGGTACTCCCATTCAGAATAACCTCAAGGAATACTTTTGTATGGTTAGCTTTGTCAAGCCAGCATTTTTGGGCAATGAAAGGGAATTCAATGAACATTACGCGAAACCAATTAAAGATGGCCAACACAAGGACTCCGAtccaattgaaatcaaatttatgaaaacaaaatcatttattCTGCATAAACTGCTGGCAGATTTTGTGCAACGGAAGGAGTTTTCCGTGTTGGAGGAATTCCTGCCGAAAAAATTGGAATACGTGCTGTACGTACCATTGACATCGGTACAGGAAGATCTTTATGAAGAATATTTAAGAAGGTACCCGTTCAAACACGACATTGGAGGTTTGAATTTGCTGGAGGATTACACATTCCTGCGGAAAATTTGGACTCATCCTATCGTTTTGGAACGAGCATGGGAAAATGCGATGAAA AAAAAGTATGGAATACAAGAAAAACGTCGCGCAATTCGTCAAGCACGCGGAATCGATAGCAGTTCCGACGACGAAGATGACAATGACGAGGATCGGACTCGTTCTATCACAAATTTGTGGTGGAAACAAATCATTAGTGCAGATGATTTGGAATCACTATTCCCAAGCAATAAAATGCTGCTGCTGTTTGAGATTCTGAGAATGTGTCAGGAACGCGGTGAAAAGTGTTTGATCTTTTCCGGTTTCGTTATGGTTCTGAACATGGTTGAACACTTCATGAGAAAGATTGACGAACAGAATGACAATGCCAAAGCCCATCTTTATGGTTTATCGCGATTCCGGGGCCCTTGGCGACCCGGAATGGACTACTATCGCATCGATGGTGGTACTGCCAAATCTATCCGACACGAGATGGTGACCAAGTTCAATGATCCTAAAAATCATGTCACGAGAGTTTTCCTCATTTCAACTAAAGCCGGTGGACAAGGTATCAATCTAGTTGGCGCAAACCGGGTTATTATTCTAGATACCTCCTGGAACCCGGCTGTTGATCAGCAAGGAATTTTTCGCATTTACCGTTTGGGTCAGGAAAAGACATGCTATATTTATCGGTTGCTAGCCATT CATACCATGGAAGAGAAAGTGTACTCCCGCGCAGTTACCAAACAAGCGATGAGCCATCGGGTGGCAGATAAGAAACAGGTTGATCGAAACTACAGCATGGCTGAGTTAGAGGAACTGTATCACTTTGAACGTGTTGATATGGGTGCTCGCGAAAATCTAGCCCCAGCCGAAGACGATCTACTGTCCACGCTTTTGTGGAAGCATCCTAATCTCATCTATCGCTACCATACGCATGAAATGATGCTGGACAACAAAACCGAACAGGATTTAACCGAAGTTGAGAAAATGTGGGCTTGGGCAGCGTTCAAGAAAAAGGGTTTACCGAGTCTTGAACTGGGAACCTTGGACAGCCAACCTATGAGCCAAATGTCGAGCACAGAGTCACAGCAGTTCGAGCCTGAAAATGAATTCTTCGAACGGTTGTTCAGAAGAGATTTTATTGAGGAAACTTCCGACATTAAACCTGGAACAGCGGATGCAGGTTCACAGTCTGACAGCCGAACCATAACATCTGATTCCGAAACGGATGGAAATAATTCCGTTATTTTCGGTGAAGATCCATACAAAGACTCCGGCGCTGGCGGTGTAAGTATAATCGAAGAACAACGATTAAAGCTGAAAATCAAATCTGAGTCAACGAGAGAGAAGCTCTCCCAAGTGACTGTTACCAAGGACGAGATTGATTTATTGCGCGAACTCGAAGAGGACTCGATTTCGACGTCTACTACTCAATCGAAGCTGAGCGCTAGTGAGCTTGTtcctgaaaatgaaacatatcgTACTACTTTTATTGATTCGTGCGACCTGCTCAATCTTTCCTACG ATGGTGATCATGAGGGACGTATCATGGATTCACAAGACTTACAAAATGAGATCTCATCAAAGTTGCGCACTTCGGAGGCAGAACAATCCATACAAAGTTTAGCAGCCGTTACAAACAATTCATTCTCTTCGCTAATCGAGTACGATTCGGTTGGCGATAGCCAGGAAATCAAGGCAATGGCTGTCGGATCTGGTGGGGTCTCAACCAACCGAAACATAATTGTTTCTCCGTCCTACGAAAAATTTGTTACCAATATGAAGGATTGCAAAACTGCCACCAGTACGGTAAAACCGTCGACAGTGTTGGTTACGGTGGCAGCCAGCAGCCCGGCCGTTGATGCTACAACAATAACACCGATAATGACACGTAGCGCCAAGCGTAAAACTGTTGTAATGCCGAAACCTGGTGTCCACCAGAAGAGGAAGCGA gTTTCCTAA
- the LOC131431813 gene encoding zinc finger protein 16-like, with product MNNNHIVSSCRICNGLPTVSLFTVSDLDGKSLSELMSDFANIPPIEENDGKPQHICNECSEKLKSGVSFRAQIQEAEKILQSLVESLFEEPVSNVIKHEMVDSEDDTFEYEYLEEDTATDSNKIDDDECKNAQVLTAEQYKSSSRLEEHNSGERGLEMELEEYSLEQIEDRHFQIPPENRIAQRLKFDDFEYFEIDGDRCCGCSFIASNRDELMKHSKDTHAHNYYPDNSYTCPMCYQKYKTQDRLSKHIEYYSYSDIFLCTVCDEPFVQKSHLEKHQENSLEHRLKLESSMKTKTTMVNEGKYHQNNTIISRASRKKIRGTAKSELKYFCCFVRCWERFTNEDKLMDHVHQVHGGKRRENELSHLQDVAQGIKHICPICQRAFENNAKLLHHQYYKQNREEHACQECGQHFHKLHALRDHELSEHSQHPPEHVCDVCGKAFRKPSVLKHHRKIHVPFENVPCTEPGCGLSFRDESLMKRHCRNVHGDAFPWECQYCPKKLRTKEAMDIHVRVHTGEKPFACREGCERRFAHGTDRARHERSKHTGEKPHKCDQCTAAYVRRRELVIHRKKIHNCDAD from the exons atgaataataatcatattgtaTCATCTTGCCGTATTTGTAACGGCTTGCCGACAGTTTCCTTGTTTACTGTCAGTGACCTAGATGGAAAAAGTCTGTCTGAGCTGATGTCAGATTTTGCTAATATCCCACCG ATCGAAGAAAATGACGGTAAACCACAACACATTTGTAATGAATGTTCGGAAAAGCTCAAGTCCGGTGTTTCGTTTCGAGCGCAAATTCAAGAGGCAGAAAAAATTCTACAGTCACTTGTTGA AAGTCTTTTCGAAGAACCCGTTTCAAACGTTATTAAGCATGAAATGGTTGACAGTGAGGACGATACCTTCGAATACGAATATTTAGAAGAGGATACTGcaacagattcaaataaaattgatgACGACGAATGTAAaaatgcacaagttttaaccGCCGAGCAATACAAAAGCTCATCAAGGCTTGAAGAGCATAATTCAGGCGAGCGAGGATTGGAAATGGAACTGGAAGAGTATTCACTGGAACAAATAGAGGATCGACATTTTCAGATACCTCCAGAGAACAGAATCGCTCAAAGGCTGAAGTTTGATGATTTTGAATATTTCGAAATCGATGGAGATAGATGTTGCGGTTGTAGTTTTATTGCTTCAAATAGAGATGAGttaatgaaacattcgaaagatACCCATGCACATAACTACTATCCAGACAATAGTTATACCTGCCCAATGTGCTATCAGAAGTACAAAACACAAGATAGATTATCCAAACATATAGAGTACTATTCATACAGTGACATCTTCCTTTGTACTGTTTGTGATGAACCGTTTGTCCAGAAGAGTCATCTAGAGAAACATCAAGAAAATTCTCTTGAACATCGATTGAAATTGGAGAGTTcaatgaaaacgaaaacaacaaTGGTAAATGAAGGAAAATATCATCAGAATAATACAATTATTAGTCGCGCATCTCGTAAAAAAATACGAGGAACTGCGAAATCAGAATTGAAATACTTTTGCTGCTTTGTAAGATGTTGGGAGCGTTTCACGAACGAAGACAAATTGATGGATCATGTACATCAAGTTCACGGTGGTAAACGACGGGAAAACGAGCTATCCCACTTACAAGATGTTGCCCAAGGAATAAAACACATATGTCCGATTTGTCAAAGAGCCTTTGAAAATAATGCCAAACTTTTGCATCATCAGTACTATAAGCAAAATCGGGAGGAGCACGCTTGCCAGGAATGTGGCCAACACTTTCATAAGCTACATGCACTGCGTGATCACGAGTTAAGTGAGCACAGTCAGCACCCACCGGAGCATGTGTGTGATGTTTGTGGAAAGGCTTTCCGTAAGCCATCGGTTTTAAAACATCACCGTAAAATTCATGTTCCGTTCGAAAACGTCCCTTGTACGGAGCCCGGGTGTGGCTTGAGTTTTCGTGATGAATCGTTGATGAAGCGCCACTGCCGTAACGTCCACGGAGATGCTTTCCCCTGGGAGTGTCAGTACTGTCCGAAAAAATTACGTACCAAAGAAGCAATGGACATTCATGTGCGGGTCCACACGGGCGAAAAGCCTTTCGCTTGTCGGGAAGGCTGCGAACGGAGGTTCGCCCATGGAACGGATCGGGCTAGACATGAACGATCCAAACACACTGGAGAAAAACCGCACAAGTGTGACCAGTGTACGGCAGCGTATGTCCGTCGGCGCGAATTGGTGATCCAccggaaaaaaatccacaactgCGACGCCGACTGA